One window of the Sulfurimonas crateris genome contains the following:
- a CDS encoding nitrous oxide reductase accessory protein NosL produces the protein MKALLLIFLIVISLIASEKEEIKYIVDAKNYGLVVAKDAFYVIDSHKYGTMQEYFAFAKEEDANEHVKKYGGSVVNYETYLKLQKEDAK, from the coding sequence ATGAAAGCTCTGTTATTAATATTTTTGATAGTGATATCTTTGATCGCCTCCGAAAAAGAGGAGATAAAATATATCGTTGATGCGAAAAATTACGGCTTAGTCGTAGCAAAAGATGCATTCTACGTTATTGACAGCCATAAATACGGAACTATGCAGGAGTACTTTGCTTTTGCAAAAGAGGAAGATGCAAACGAGCATGTTAAAAAGTATGGGGGAAGCGTAGTAAATTACGAGACCTATCTAAAGTTGCAGAAAGAGGATGCAAAATAG
- a CDS encoding peroxiredoxin, with translation MLVTNPAPDFTATAVLADGSIVDNFKLSENFGEKGTVLFFYPLDFTFVCPSEIIAFSHRIDEFKSRGVNVIGVSVDSQFSHFAWRETPVNNGGIGRVKYPLVADLTKQISKDYDVLFGESVALRGSFLIDAKGTIRHAVINDLPLGRNIDEMIRMVDAMQFTDEHGEVCAAGWQKGDEGMKASTEGVAEYLAKNSEKL, from the coding sequence ATGTTAGTAACAAACCCAGCTCCTGATTTTACGGCAACTGCAGTTTTAGCGGATGGTTCTATAGTTGATAATTTCAAATTATCTGAAAATTTTGGCGAAAAGGGTACGGTTCTATTCTTCTACCCTCTAGACTTTACTTTTGTATGCCCATCTGAGATCATTGCATTTTCTCACAGAATCGATGAGTTTAAAAGCCGCGGTGTAAATGTTATCGGTGTCTCAGTTGACAGCCAATTTTCACACTTTGCTTGGAGAGAGACTCCTGTAAATAACGGTGGTATCGGCAGAGTTAAATACCCTCTTGTTGCAGACTTGACAAAACAGATCTCTAAAGATTACGACGTGCTTTTCGGTGAATCGGTTGCTCTTCGCGGCTCATTCTTAATAGACGCAAAAGGCACTATTCGTCACGCAGTTATCAACGACCTGCCACTTGGAAGAAACATCGATGAGATGATCCGTATGGTAGACGCAATGCAGTTTACTGACGAGCACGGTGAAGTATGTGCTGCCGGCTGGCAAAAAGGTGACGAAGGTATGAAAGCATCTACTGAAGGTGTTGCCGAGTACTTGGCTAAAAACAGCGAAAAACTCTAA
- a CDS encoding HD domain-containing phosphohydrolase has product MKLLFTILFFLTTITADVTKEFRVGIYDNPPKIFLDKNSKPSGFFVDVLNDIAKKESWSLNYVKCEWQECLLLLEDGKIDIMPDVAYSKEREKHFKFNKEIVLSNWSIIYGNKNSKISSILDLDKKNIAILKNSIQHEQMQEIFELFDVKPIFILTENYEESLMLTQSGKTDAAVVNRYYGELNEDRFSVKPTSVLVNPAALKFAFTRLYNNEEIITKIDLRLNDLKNNKESIYYSSMAKWLKEKERFHIPRWVYIFFAIALGALLLLGVAVAFFRYMLGLKTKEVIEESKKLQKHQEQKAKDYEKLVYAMVSMIEQRDSYTAGHSQRVAKYSLLIAKEMGCCKDSLELLFRAATLHDIGKIATPDSVLLKPDKLSRLEYDLIKEHVNVGVKILQDVPMFRDIAKIVRHHHEKYDGSGYPDGLVGDEIPKLSRIMMVADAFDAMTTNRIYKHKKSISDALKEIESLSKIHYHPEVVKSALKALSNVEISEDFNQTPVTAIEQQRFAYFYKDALTELYNIKFLETVLQNGAADQKYKKLLIISLHKFDTYNKKHGWETGNKALQEFANLLYGLFKENLLFRVRANDFLVLLQDEVTNSNGVLEKIEDFTKRAELEFDFNIYDLIDDDITSYEDLKKFL; this is encoded by the coding sequence ATGAAATTATTATTTACAATACTATTTTTTCTTACAACTATAACTGCCGATGTGACAAAAGAGTTTCGCGTCGGCATCTACGACAATCCCCCAAAAATATTTTTAGATAAAAACAGTAAACCTTCTGGTTTTTTTGTTGATGTTTTAAACGATATAGCCAAAAAAGAGAGTTGGAGTCTCAACTACGTAAAGTGTGAATGGCAGGAGTGTCTTTTGCTGCTTGAAGATGGAAAAATCGACATTATGCCTGATGTCGCATACTCAAAAGAGAGGGAGAAGCACTTCAAGTTCAACAAAGAGATCGTACTCTCAAACTGGTCCATAATCTACGGAAATAAAAACAGCAAAATATCATCCATCTTGGACCTTGACAAAAAAAATATAGCTATCTTAAAAAACAGTATTCAGCATGAGCAGATGCAGGAGATTTTTGAGCTCTTTGACGTAAAGCCGATCTTCATTTTGACAGAGAATTATGAAGAGTCACTTATGCTTACTCAAAGCGGTAAGACAGATGCAGCTGTGGTAAACAGATATTACGGCGAACTAAATGAAGATAGATTCAGTGTAAAACCGACATCTGTTCTTGTAAATCCAGCAGCTCTTAAATTTGCATTTACAAGACTTTACAACAACGAAGAGATTATCACTAAAATAGATCTTCGCCTAAATGATCTAAAAAACAACAAAGAGTCGATCTACTACTCATCAATGGCAAAGTGGCTCAAAGAGAAGGAGCGTTTTCATATTCCTAGATGGGTCTACATCTTCTTTGCTATAGCTCTTGGAGCTCTGCTGCTATTGGGTGTGGCGGTCGCTTTTTTCAGATATATGCTTGGACTAAAGACAAAAGAGGTCATCGAGGAGTCTAAAAAACTGCAAAAACATCAAGAACAAAAAGCTAAAGATTATGAAAAACTGGTCTATGCCATGGTTTCAATGATCGAGCAGAGAGACTCATACACGGCAGGACACTCCCAGAGGGTAGCAAAGTACTCCCTTCTTATAGCAAAAGAGATGGGGTGCTGCAAAGATAGTCTAGAGTTGCTCTTTAGAGCAGCGACTCTGCATGATATTGGAAAGATAGCAACGCCCGACTCAGTCTTGCTAAAACCTGACAAGCTCTCAAGGCTTGAGTATGACCTCATAAAAGAGCATGTTAACGTCGGAGTTAAAATACTTCAAGATGTCCCTATGTTTAGAGATATTGCAAAAATAGTAAGACACCACCATGAAAAATATGATGGAAGCGGCTATCCTGACGGACTTGTTGGAGATGAGATACCAAAGCTTTCACGCATAATGATGGTTGCAGATGCATTTGATGCAATGACAACAAACAGAATATATAAACACAAAAAAAGTATAAGTGACGCACTAAAGGAGATAGAATCTCTCAGCAAAATACATTACCATCCTGAGGTTGTAAAGAGTGCTCTTAAAGCTCTCTCAAATGTTGAGATATCCGAGGATTTCAACCAGACTCCGGTAACTGCGATAGAACAGCAGAGGTTTGCATACTTCTACAAAGATGCCCTTACCGAGTTATACAACATAAAATTTTTAGAGACCGTTCTGCAAAATGGAGCTGCCGATCAAAAATATAAAAAACTTCTCATTATCTCTTTGCACAAATTTGATACATACAACAAAAAGCATGGCTGGGAGACTGGAAACAAGGCTCTCCAAGAGTTTGCGAATCTTCTTTACGGACTTTTTAAAGAGAACCTGCTCTTTAGAGTAAGAGCAAACGACTTTCTTGTTTTGCTTCAAGATGAAGTCACAAATAGCAACGGTGTCTTAGAGAAGATCGAAGATTTTACAAAACGTGCAGAGTTGGAGTTTGACTTTAACATCTATGATTTAATAGATGATGATATCACCTCTTATGAGGATTTAAAAAAGTTTTTGTAA